A genomic region of Anas acuta chromosome 1, bAnaAcu1.1, whole genome shotgun sequence contains the following coding sequences:
- the LOC137850031 gene encoding inositol 1,4,5-trisphosphate receptor-interacting protein-like 1, with amino-acid sequence MARLIFLALAVLGIAQKPWFVDDQVDADANERMQQHAEQLIEGMARLLHEMEERSQEQSGVALGALLFTALQQWQLWTFIDLLVLLFGLCRWLRKWRLGLHRSKQGSYPRKKKDKDNTNTDDTRDLGRVWANRTQWPAPHMADKCKVVEELVDKLLGACQRLSGEALFKPQLQPAIGVGCFSEDGSTRQDNVLYRLLVPLRPPPGHAFHPELGAEGETPARKPGLRVELECACARERLVGDMLCFLHHPEHELRSRQEPSLLRTLCTGSYLDVEETTRWFQALVKAAWELLPQSRHCRLTVLPSRRSCKIRLANASQSTLSIEITLGVRLDDSDSFLSLG; translated from the coding sequence ATGGCTCGGCTGATCTTCCTcgccctggctgtgctgggcattGCCCAGAAGCCGTGGTTCGTGGATGATCAAGTGGATGCGGATGCAAATGAGCGAATGCAGCAGCATGCGGAGCAGCTGATTGAAGGCATGGCTCGGCTGCTGCATGAGATGGAGGAgaggagccaggagcagagcGGGGTGGCCTTGGGAGCCCTGCTCTTCACTGCCttgcagcagtggcagctctGGACCTTTATTGacctccttgtcctgctctTTGGGCTCTGCCGGTGGCTCAGGAAATGGAGACTTGGGCTCCACAGGAGCAAGCAGGGCAGCTAcccaaggaagaagaaagacaaagacaacACCAACACCGATGACACCCGGGATCTGGGCAGGGTTTGGGCCAATCGCACCCAGTGGCCGGCGCCGCACATGGCCGACAAGTGcaaggtggtggaggagctggtggacAAGCTTCTTGGTGCCTGCCAAAGACTCTCCGGGGAAGCTCTCTTCAAGCCACAGCTGCAGCCGGCCATCGGTGTGGGCTGCTTCTCCGAAGACGGGAGTACCCGGCAGGACAACGTCCTCTACCGCCTGCTCGTGCCCCTGAGGCCTCCCCCCGGGCACGCCTTCCACCCGGAGCTGGGCGCCGAGGGGGAGACGCCAGCGAGGAAGCCCGGCCTGCGCGTGGAGCTGGAGTGCGCCTGCGCGAGGGAGCGGCTGGTGGGGGACatgctgtgcttcctccacCACCCCGAGCACGAGCTGAGGAGCAGACAGGAGCCCAGCCTGCTGCGCACCCTCTGCACCGGCTCCTACCTGGATGTGGAGGAAACCACTCGCTGGTTCCAGGCCTTGGTGAAAGCAGCCTGGGAGCTTCTGCCGCAGTCGCGCCACTGCCGCCTGACGGTGCTGCCCTCCCGCCGCTCCTGCAAGATCAGGCTGGCCAACGCCTCCCAGAGCACCCTCTCCATTGAGATCACGCTTGGGGTGCGGCTAGACGACTCGGACTCCTTCCTGAGCCTGGGGTAG